Genomic DNA from Leptospira hartskeerlii:
AAGATTTCAGTTCCGAAATTGGCAAGGAGAATTAGGCGGAGACTTGTGCGCAGTCTATTCCCTAAAATTAAAAGGAAGACCTGTATTAGTTTTCTTTAATGGGGACGCTATGGGCAAGTCCATGCAGGGAGCCGGCGGAGCTCTTATCATGGGGACCATTTTTAAGACCATAGTCACAAGGACCCAAAATACCGTGGAAATGCAGGAGCTTTTCCCGGAACATTGGCTCAGAAGATGTTACCATGAACTGAAAAGTGTATTCGTTTCCTTTGATGGAAGGATGTTGATCTCGATGGTAGTCGGGATCGTAGATGAAGAATCAGGTCTCATGTATTTCGTAAATGCAGAACATCCTCAAGTAGTGATGTATAGAGATGGAAGAGCAGATTTCTTATCCGAAAATGGAATGTTAAGAAAAGTAGGAGTGGAAGATCCTGAAGAAGTTTTCGTAGTACAAACACTTCAGCTCAAACCGAATGATGTCATTCTAATAGGTTCCGACGGAAGAGACGACGTTCAATTAGGGATCAACGAAGACGGAAACCAGATCATCAACGAAGACGAAAGAGCATTCTTAAGAGATGTAGAAGAAGCTAAGGCAGAACTACTGCAAATAGAAGCGTTGATCCATTCTAGAGGGGATATCATAGACGACCTGAGCCTTGTAAGGATTTCTTATAAGGAAGAGATGACCTCTGTCGCGGATATTCTGGACGATCCATTCCAAAACCAACAAGTGCCTGATGCCATCTCTGAAAAAGCAACTCGCAGAAAAGCGCTTAGAAATGCTGTAGAAGAGAAAGATTATATCTACGTGGGATCGGAAGGCCAGAAGTATCTGGAAAAATATCCGGACGACAGCCCAGTATATCTTTGGGTTTCTTATGCACTCGCAAGACTTGGAAATTACGACAAAGCGATCGATTTCGGAGAAGTACTTCTCATGAGAGATCCGACTCATTCCAAGAATCTGGAACATCTAAGCAAATTACATTACAAAAATGGAAACAAAGTAAGAGCGGAAGCATTATTAGCAGCATCTAAACATAAATTGGATTAAGATCTTTTAGGCTTCCTTTAACATACCCTTCAGGATAGTGGTTATTTCCAAACGGCAACTTCCGCATCCTGTTCCGGCTCCGGTCCTTCTTCCAATAGCCTCCAGGGTCCTTTCTCCATCCTGGATGGCTTCTCTGATATTACCCTCACCTACTCCATTGCAGGAACAGACCACTTTTCCCTGGAGAGGTTTCATCATCTCTCCATCATTCAGCAGATGTTTCCTACGATCTCCCAATTCTATCCCGGAGGAAACCCAGTCTTTCATTCGACTAAAAGAAGATTTATCTCCGATGAGTATCGCAGCGACCAATCTGTCGTTTCGGATAATGCATTTTTTATAAAAACGTTTTTTACGATCTAAGAATATAATCTCTTCGAATTCTTCTCTTTTATCCTTGGGGATTTCCATAGGAATATCCGGAAGTCTGATCGTTGCAAGTTCTAACCCAGGGATCTTTAAGATATGTGCGTGCAAGGAGCCGGCATATTCGTTAAACGCATAACCGAATAAATGTTGGGCCGCGATCTTTGCTTGGTCATCCACTGCGGAAATATTTCCGTATGTCCCAGTTTTATGCTCTGCAATTTCACCGATGCAGTATACATCCGGATCGCTCGATCTCAAAAAAGAGTCCACTACTACGCCGCTACTACAATCCAATCCGCCCTTTACAGCGATCTCAAAATTTGGTTTAGTTCCGATCGCAAAAATGATCCCATCCGGTTCTATACAATTTCCGTTCGTAAGTTGGACTTTAGAGACTCTTTCTGTTCCTTCTATTTTAGAAATTTCGCATTCGAATATTAATTCTATTCCTCGAGCAAGAATTTCCTCTTTTAAGATATCTGCTCCGACTGAGTCCAATTTTTGAGACATTAAACGATCGGATCGAACTAGGACGGTTACTTGCACACCAACACCTTTTAAAGCAGCAGCAAGTTCCAATCCTAATAGTCCTCCGCCAACGATCAACGCGTGGGATTTTGGGACAAAAAAACCTTTGATACGATCCGCATCTGATTTACTTCTTAAACTAAATACTCCCTGCATCTCGGGAGGAACCTTATTAGGCCAGACGGGAGAACTACCCATTGCAAGAACTAATTTATTATAAGAATATAATGTTCCTTCCGTATCACGGACCTTTTTTCCTTCCGTGTAGATCATCTGAACCGATTTATTCGGAAATAGATCCAAATTCCAGGACTTGACCTCTTCTGGATCGGTAGGCATCAGATCGTCAAATTCCCTCTCCCCTCCGATATAATCCGGAAGAAGCACGCGGTTATAAAACGGATTTTCTTCCCTACACATTACGGTGATATCGTCTCCAGGAGCAAGACTACGATATTGTTTTAAGAATGCGTAAGCCGCTGTTCCACCGCCAACGATGAGTATTTTTTCCTTAGGTTTTTTATAGGGAGTAATACGGACCGCAGAAATTTTAAAGCCAGGTTGTTTGGAAAATGGATCGGAAGCGGAACTTGTAAGATTATTGGATCTGAATATATCAGTGCCGTTCTTTCTCCCCCAATGCATTGGCAAAAACACTACACCTCTCTTGATCGATTCGGTTAGAAGCGCTTTCGCACGAACGGATCCTCTTTTACTCGAAACAATCACCACCATTCCGTCTTTGACATCGTATTTGTAAGCGTCGTCCGGATGGATCTCTAAAAAAGGTTCAGGCCTATGCTCTCTTAATTTTCTAACCTTACCTGTCCGAGTCATTGTATGCCATTGGTCCCTGATCCTACCAGTTGTGAGCACCAAAGGAAAATCCCCGTCCGGTTTTTCGGAATCGTCTTCGGATCTTACTGAATGAATCCTTGCCTTTTCATTCTTACGATAAAATTTTCCATCACCGAATAATCTTACATTATCAAAATGTCCTTTTTGAGGGTAAGGCCATTTTATAACCCTATGTTTACGAATTTCTTCATAATCTAAACCTAATATATCTATCTTAGTTCCTTCGGTTAATCTGCAATGTTCTAGAAAGATCTCTTCTTCATCCGAATAATGAAAAGAAGGACCAAATCCCATTCGTTTTGCAAAATCTTGTATGATCCAAGAATCAGCTCTCGCCTCTCCGGGAGGTTCCAAAATTTTAGGAAGAATTGAAATACTCCTATCGGAACTTGTCATAGTACCTTTCTTCTCCGCCCAACCAGCGGCAGGCAAAACAAGATCCGCAAAAGGAATTACACTTGAGTCCGCGGAAATATCCTGAACAACGACGAACTCTGCCAAACGAAGGCCTGACTCTGCGGCCCTCACATCGGGTAGACTTACTGCAGGATTTGTGCAAATGATCCAAATTGCTTTCATTTTTCCGGAAGCAAGCTTTTCAAAAATTTCTGTAGCACTATAACCCGGAGTTTCAGAGATAGAGTCCACTCCCCAAAATTTTGCTACTTCCTTTCTATGTTCCGGATTTTCCAGATCTCTATGAGCAGGAAGAAGATTACATAGCCCGCCAACTTCTCTTCCCCCCATAGCGTTGGATTGTCCGGTTAAGGAGAATGGACCGGACCCAGGTTTACCGATATTACCCGTTAGGAGAGAAAGATTGATCAGAGCTAAATTTTTATTTACTCCAACCACACTTTGATTCAAACCCATGGCCCATAGACTGATAAAACCTTTCGATTTAGAAATATATTCGGCGGTTTTATAAATGAGTTCAGACGAAATCCCGCAGATCTCCGACGCCTTTGAAATAGAAATCTCAAAAACTTTTGTTTTTAATTCTTCAAAACCTTCCGTATGATCGTGGATGAACTTAGGATCGATCCAATCCTTCTCTATTAGAATTCTTGCAATTGCGTGAAATAAATAAATATCAGTGCCTGGATCTATTTGCAAATGAATATCCGCATGTTCGCAGGACTCGGTCCTGCGAGGATCCACTACAATCAATTTGATATTCGGATTTTCTTTTTTTCTCGCTTCAATTCTTCTGAATACGATCGGATGACACCAAGCCGGATTTGCACCCGCAACCAAAAAGCAATCCGCAAGATCCAGATCTTCGTAACCGACTGGAACTGCATCTTCTCCGAATGCCATTTTATATCCTGTGACTGCAGAACTCATACAAAGTCTTGAGTTTGTATCTATATTATTTGTTCCTAAAAATCCCTTAGTTAACTTATTTATAATATAATATTCTTCCGTCAAAAGTTGTCCCGAAACATAAAAGCCTACTGAGTCGGGACCGAATTCGCGAATAAAACCTTTGAATTTTTCCGCCGCCAGGTCCAATGCCTTATCCCAACTTGCTCTTTTCAGAGGAGAAAAACGATCCTCCCTCATCATTGGGAATAAAAGCCGATCCGTTCTGTCCATGACAGAATAATGCAAATTCATCCCCTTTGAACAAAGTATCCCTCTGTTTGTAGGATGATCCGGATCCCCACTGACAGAAATCTCCAGTGGCCCAGATTTTTCTACCTTCAGGCCACAACCCACCCCGCAATAAGGACAGGTGGTCTGAAAGGTTTCCTGGTTTTGCATATCGATATTCATGCAATTATCACGCCAAATCCTTGATTATTTGAAAAACGGGCTAAATAGAAGCTTCCAGAACGTGTTTTCATAGGGAGAAAGTTTTCTCATCCTCAGTTCTAAGGCAGTTTGTATAGAATTTCTGCAATGTAGTATCTTCGACAAAGCCTGTTCACTGGGATATACTGGCTTTCTCCAAGCAAGAAGTGTAGAATGTGCACTGGAATCGGGATTCAAAGTAATCGGAAACGAATTGCCTTTCTTTTTTAGATCTGGCATTTATCCTGCATATAAAGAAATACTGGATGTCTCCAGGCTCAAACCCCAAAAATGAAAGAGAAGAATGAGCATGAAATTTTATTTTTTTTCTATTCCCAAGCGGATTTTTTAGAGGAAGTCTGGGCGGAATACAAAAGATCTCCCGCAAAACTTTCCTGCTTAAATCTTATAAACTGGATCTTTGCAGCCTTTCCAATCTACGAAGACATTTCCAAACTTCTCCCGTCGGTGATCTCAAAAACAAAACTGGCCTCCGAAAATGGGAGTGATCCCGACTTTTCTTACGAATTAAAAAAAGTAGATATAAATATAAAAACTCCGAGTGAATTAGTTTCGATTCACAAAAGAGTTTCTGAAAGTAAACAAACGGATAAGAAAAAGTCCCTACAAAATAGTAAATACTTCTGGAATCTTCAAAAAGAAATCCAAGAAGGAAGAAAAGGTCCTCTATTGGTTTCACTAGAAGAAACCGCCAAGAGTATAATTCGTTTCAATAACGAACTCGAACTGGAATTGATAGAACATTACGGATTCAATTTCCGCAAAAAACTGAACATAGACATCGTATCTTAAAAAGCAAATTTTGTGCCAATCGTATAATTTTTTAGAAAATAGCAACAAAAGAAGTCCACATTGCTTTATATTGAAGCGTCGAAGATACTACAAAAAGAATTTTCCTAGAAAACGTACCTTAATTATACAATACGCGCATTTATAAAACGCATAAAAAAGAACACTCTCGATTCTAATTTCAGCAAATTGATTAAATCCGCCAAAATATTCAACATTAGCATATTTTTCACATGTTGGCACGATAATTGCTAAAAGTCTTATAAAGATATTTTTTACCCTGGGCGGTCTTGAATGTATACGATCCCGAAACTAAAGTTTAATTTTCTATTTCTCTTAATAACTATCGTTATTAGTATTCCTTTATATTCGGAAGAAGATCCGAGTAAAAACGCGAAGGAAACGAATCAGAACCCTCTGCCCTCTTCTTCCGATACGAATAAAACAGAAGGTACCGATCCGAAAATTAAGAAACCAGAACCTAAATACAATTCTCCTTGGAAGGGAAATATTCCGGTAGATCATCTCAGAACTCTCTTGGTCACTCCGGAACAAATGAAGGACACTCAAAAGTCGGACCTGTTTTGGTTGGATAATTTGAAACTGGGAGTTTCTGTCCGTCCCAGATTCGAAGCCAGAGAGAATCCGGACTTCAATAAGAAGACAGATGATTACAGCTCTTTCGTAGGACAGAATACTCAACTCTGGTTTTTATTCGATCCTTCTCCTTATTATGCGATCAAAGTCACTATGCAAGATAGTAGGCTTTGGGGAGGAAGCCAAACTCCTCAGAATGCCGGTAATTGGACTTACGGGCTCAGCACAGGTGCCGGGACCACTTTGACTCCGGCTACTTCTACCAATACGAATATTAGAAATAATACGGATATTAGAGAAGCTTATATAGTATTCAAAAAAACTGATAAACTTCCTGTTTCAGTTTTCGTGGGCAGACAGGTATTCGCCTTCGGAGATCTGAAAATTGTTGGTCCATTAAATTGGCTACATACTGGTTTTGCTTTCGACGGAGTTAGATTCGTGCATGATTCCCAATGGTTTAGATCGCATGTATTCGGAACGATCCTGTCCAATCAATATGACGCACCTTATGGCTTGACCACAAGCAACGGAAGATCCAAGGGATCCATAGACCAGGCATATTTTTTCGGTGCTTATAATACGATCAAGTTAGGAGAAGAAGCTCATCTGGATCTATACGTGTTCGAAGTTTCCAAAAAATGGATCCCGAATTCAAATCCTACCGACTTCGATAATCGCCTAAAACAAAGAGACGATCTATTGACCACCGGTTTTAGATTCACCAATCGGACCAATAATAACCTTTTGCCGGCGGGAAAGGTTTGGGACTGGACGATAGAATCTGCGTGGCAATCAGGAATGACAGGGGATAGAGTCAAAGCGGACTGGGATATCCTAGATCAAAAAGCGGCTAACGGTAAAAACATTTATACGGAGAAGGTGCAGTATG
This window encodes:
- a CDS encoding alginate export family protein, translating into MYTIPKLKFNFLFLLITIVISIPLYSEEDPSKNAKETNQNPLPSSSDTNKTEGTDPKIKKPEPKYNSPWKGNIPVDHLRTLLVTPEQMKDTQKSDLFWLDNLKLGVSVRPRFEARENPDFNKKTDDYSSFVGQNTQLWFLFDPSPYYAIKVTMQDSRLWGGSQTPQNAGNWTYGLSTGAGTTLTPATSTNTNIRNNTDIREAYIVFKKTDKLPVSVFVGRQVFAFGDLKIVGPLNWLHTGFAFDGVRFVHDSQWFRSHVFGTILSNQYDAPYGLTTSNGRSKGSIDQAYFFGAYNTIKLGEEAHLDLYVFEVSKKWIPNSNPTDFDNRLKQRDDLLTTGFRFTNRTNNNLLPAGKVWDWTIESAWQSGMTGDRVKADWDILDQKAANGKNIYTEKVQYDTRLLSLDTGIKVNDWIRLGLGYTYASGDPNRSDSKVGTWQSLFPQIAGSFPNWNTMNGQSLMAGFENIKSYSIRANLKTEYGMFVFAIYDTQKANLQDAWYKVSGVPNTGASTENYSNDKFSYDNSRLGRRLFYQYDFTWIHNYTESVSIWMGISLIKAKEAIGNERTNPFASNPDNRYTFDDTSKFFYLMVSASL
- a CDS encoding nitrate reductase, which translates into the protein MQNQETFQTTCPYCGVGCGLKVEKSGPLEISVSGDPDHPTNRGILCSKGMNLHYSVMDRTDRLLFPMMREDRFSPLKRASWDKALDLAAEKFKGFIREFGPDSVGFYVSGQLLTEEYYIINKLTKGFLGTNNIDTNSRLCMSSAVTGYKMAFGEDAVPVGYEDLDLADCFLVAGANPAWCHPIVFRRIEARKKENPNIKLIVVDPRRTESCEHADIHLQIDPGTDIYLFHAIARILIEKDWIDPKFIHDHTEGFEELKTKVFEISISKASEICGISSELIYKTAEYISKSKGFISLWAMGLNQSVVGVNKNLALINLSLLTGNIGKPGSGPFSLTGQSNAMGGREVGGLCNLLPAHRDLENPEHRKEVAKFWGVDSISETPGYSATEIFEKLASGKMKAIWIICTNPAVSLPDVRAAESGLRLAEFVVVQDISADSSVIPFADLVLPAAGWAEKKGTMTSSDRSISILPKILEPPGEARADSWIIQDFAKRMGFGPSFHYSDEEEIFLEHCRLTEGTKIDILGLDYEEIRKHRVIKWPYPQKGHFDNVRLFGDGKFYRKNEKARIHSVRSEDDSEKPDGDFPLVLTTGRIRDQWHTMTRTGKVRKLREHRPEPFLEIHPDDAYKYDVKDGMVVIVSSKRGSVRAKALLTESIKRGVVFLPMHWGRKNGTDIFRSNNLTSSASDPFSKQPGFKISAVRITPYKKPKEKILIVGGGTAAYAFLKQYRSLAPGDDITVMCREENPFYNRVLLPDYIGGEREFDDLMPTDPEEVKSWNLDLFPNKSVQMIYTEGKKVRDTEGTLYSYNKLVLAMGSSPVWPNKVPPEMQGVFSLRSKSDADRIKGFFVPKSHALIVGGGLLGLELAAALKGVGVQVTVLVRSDRLMSQKLDSVGADILKEEILARGIELIFECEISKIEGTERVSKVQLTNGNCIEPDGIIFAIGTKPNFEIAVKGGLDCSSGVVVDSFLRSSDPDVYCIGEIAEHKTGTYGNISAVDDQAKIAAQHLFGYAFNEYAGSLHAHILKIPGLELATIRLPDIPMEIPKDKREEFEEIIFLDRKKRFYKKCIIRNDRLVAAILIGDKSSFSRMKDWVSSGIELGDRRKHLLNDGEMMKPLQGKVVCSCNGVGEGNIREAIQDGERTLEAIGRRTGAGTGCGSCRLEITTILKGMLKEA